The following proteins are co-located in the Acidimicrobiia bacterium genome:
- the glpX gene encoding class II fructose-bisphosphatase, giving the protein MEQRQAPDRNLALDLVRTTEVAALAGGRWMGRGDKNAADQAAVDAMRLVLNTVTMDGIVVIGEGEKDEAPMLYNGEEIGDGNPPHVDIAVDPIDGTTLTSLGRPGAIAVIAVSERGSMFNPGPCVYMEKIAVGPEAADVIDLEASVTDNLNAVAKAKGEDVDDVTAVVLDRDRHTDIIKECREAGARIRLIPDGDVAGAISAAWNDAGADILFGIGGTPEGVIAAAALKALGGGMQGRLWPRNDKERSEAENQGYDLDRILGLDDLIASDDCFFACTGITGGDLVKGVRYWGNGAETHSLVMRSKSGTVRRVEANHTWRKLMQYSSLDFD; this is encoded by the coding sequence ATGGAGCAACGACAGGCGCCCGACCGCAACCTGGCGCTGGACCTGGTCCGCACCACCGAGGTCGCCGCCCTGGCGGGAGGCCGGTGGATGGGCCGGGGCGACAAGAACGCCGCCGACCAGGCCGCCGTCGACGCCATGCGGCTCGTCCTCAACACCGTGACGATGGACGGCATCGTCGTGATCGGTGAGGGCGAGAAGGACGAGGCGCCGATGCTCTACAACGGCGAGGAGATCGGCGACGGGAACCCCCCGCACGTCGACATCGCCGTCGACCCGATCGACGGGACCACACTCACCTCCCTGGGTCGGCCCGGCGCCATCGCCGTGATCGCCGTGTCCGAGCGCGGGTCGATGTTCAATCCCGGTCCCTGTGTCTACATGGAGAAGATCGCCGTCGGGCCCGAGGCGGCCGACGTGATCGACCTCGAGGCGAGCGTCACCGACAACCTGAACGCGGTGGCGAAGGCCAAGGGCGAGGACGTCGACGACGTCACGGCCGTCGTGCTCGACCGCGACCGCCACACCGACATCATCAAGGAGTGCCGTGAGGCGGGCGCGCGGATCCGTCTCATCCCTGACGGCGACGTCGCCGGGGCGATCTCCGCCGCATGGAACGACGCCGGGGCCGACATCCTGTTCGGTATCGGCGGCACCCCCGAGGGCGTGATCGCTGCGGCGGCACTCAAGGCCCTCGGGGGAGGGATGCAGGGACGCCTGTGGCCGCGCAACGACAAGGAGCGCAGCGAGGCGGAGAACCAGGGCTACGACCTCGACCGGATCCTCGGCCTCGACGACCTCATCGCCAGTGACGACTGCTTCTTCGCGTGCACGGGGATCACCGGGGGTGACCTCGTCAAGGGCGTGCGCTACTGGGGCAACGGTGCAGAGACCCACTCGCTGGTGATGCGTTCCAAGAGCGGCACCGTCCGCCGGGTGGAGGCCAACCACACCTGGCGCAAGCTCATGCAGTACTCCTCCCTCGACTTCGACTGA